The proteins below come from a single Drosophila busckii strain San Diego stock center, stock number 13000-0081.31 chromosome X, ASM1175060v1, whole genome shotgun sequence genomic window:
- the LOC108605455 gene encoding putative ATP-dependent RNA helicase SoYb, translating into MEPSIVTRMQQLNVGKKRAMCVQRYAWPHVAAGRALCVIGNELTGKTWCYLPAACQLVNKEVLRRMDNSSDYGPSCIILCANVGQGEHIADSCTALLDTAAVKVERLVKLFDRSIVQEVALRLRSACGILLTTVELLLQLCQLDTNKAPIFNPLAIRCVAIDNLDIMWRCDRLDVNKAVDWMLKLLRFEQQHTQLIIVGRLYVESLMKRLLPLLPDLLLLFEDELEASIYIGIKQELLITSEQQRDEQLLQLLLCKQQLEQQQPQRVVLTCQTIKNAEMLGQLLASRDIDSYNIMDCKNYEDIKLWSNSERKFVVLIVSDEAVPKLNDMPPIDCLIHYNYAVGWSRFKSRFRLYYGNFRLQRQSSAIIAVCVSDVDPIWYICDFMMKHDQLVPEPWLNLFTNQRTESEHAKPRIAKSLCRQLLAFGNCCRRSCLYRHILWDYETAAPANHPGQGDIRFYVLFCLSPARFAIRRVKYGVSSYFHNMPVTKLGEQIQLHYEQSENRVLLSNPQPGQLCIAKLNQQYQRVCITQEHSDDRVEIKQLDAGVDFLIVNSSDLMVCHDRFVEDEFEANDLRITGLTPLNMERIWPDDAKRLVRNKFFNRPTGKVFRVFTAKVDFCFHETIFVENVYDEAGNDLKSLVLNNLAAHMDESVRPRLLKTAAAAKPYEEAAEGFLEK; encoded by the exons ATGGAGCCCTCCATTGTGACCAGAATGCAGCAACTGAATGTGGGTAAGAAGCGAGCGATGTGCGTGCAGCGCTACGCTTGGCCACATGTCGCCGCTGGACGTGCGCTGTGCGTGATTGGCAACGAGCTGACCGGCAAGACGTGGTGCTATCTGCCCGCGGCCTGTCAGCTGGTAAACAAGGAGGTGCTGCGCCGCAtggacaacagcagcgactaCGGGCCCAGCTGTATTATATTGTGCGCGAATGTCGGTCAGGGCGAGCATATAGCAGACTCGTGTACGGCGCTGCTGGATACGGCGGCCGTGAAAGTCGAGCGACTGGTGAAGCTATTCGATCGCAGCATAGTGCAGGAGGTGGCGTTGCGTTTGAGAAGCGCCTGCGGCATACTCTTGACTACGGTGGAGCTCTTGCTGCAGTTGTGCCAGCTGGATACGAACAAGGCGCCCATTTTTAATCCGCTCGCCATACGCTGTGTGGCCATTGATAATCTGGATATTATGTGGCGTTGCGATAGGCTGGATGTCAACAAGGCGGTGGATTGgatgcttaagctgctgcgcttcgagcagcagcacacacagctgaTTATTGTCGGACGCTTGTATGTGGAGTCGCTAATGAAGCGactgttgccactgctgcccgatctactgctgctgttcgaGGATGAGCTTGAGGCTAGCATTTACATAGGCATCAAGCAGGAATTGCTCATCACCAGCGAGCAGCAACGTGAtgagcagttgctgcagctgcttttgtgcaaacagcagctggaacagcagcaaccacaacgtGTCGTGTTGACCTGCCAGACCATTAAGAATGCCGAAATGCTGGgccagctgctggccagcagAGACATCGATAGCTACAACATTATGGATTGTAAGAATTATGAGGACATTAAGCTGTGGTCCAACTCGGAGcgtaaatttgttgtgctcATTGTCAGCGATGAGGCAGTGCCCAAACTGAATGATATGCCGCCCATAGATTGCTTGATACACTATAATTATGCCGTCGGCTGGTCGCGCTTCAAGTCGCGCTTTCGCCTCTATTATGGCAATTTTCGCTTGCAGCGGCAGTCCAGTGCCATCATTGCCGTTTGTGTATCGGATGTGGATCCCATTTGGTACATTTGCGATTTTATGATGAAACATGATCAGCTTGTGCCCGAACCCTGGTTGAATCTCTTTACCAATCAACGCACTGAGTCGGAGCATGCCAAGCCACGCATCGCTAAGTCCCTCTGTCGTCAGCTGCTTGCGTTTGGCAATTGCTGTCGACGCTCCTGCCTGTATCGCCATATTCTGTGGGATTATGAGACTGCAGCGCCTGCCAATCATCCCGGCCAAGGTGACATACGCTTCTACGTGCTGTTT TGCCTGTCACCTGCCAGATTTGCCATTAGGCGCGTCAAATATGGAGTCTCAAGCTACTTTCACAACATGCCCGTTACCAAGCTGGGCGAGCAAATCCAGCTGCACTATGAGCAGTCAGAGAATCGCGTATTGTTGAGCAATCCACAGCCCGGCCAATTGTGCATTGCCAAGCTCAATCAGCAATATCAACGTGTTTGCATTACACAGGAGCATAGCGATGATCGTGTTGAGATCAAGCAGCTGGATGCCGGCGTTGATTTTCTCAttgtcaacagcagcgaccTGATGGTTTGCCATGATCGCTTTGTGGAGGATGAGTTCGAGGCGAATGATCTGCGTATTACTGGACTGACGCCTTTGAATATGGAGCGCATCTGGCCAGATGACGCAAAGCGGCTGGTGCGCAACAAGTTCTTTAATCGTCCCACGGGCAAAGTCTTTCGTGTTTTTACTGCCAAGGTGGACTTTTGTTTTCATGAAACCATTTTCGTGGAAAACGTTTATGATGAAGCCGGCAATGATTTGAAGAGTCTTGTGCTCAATAATTTGGCAGCTCACATGGACGAAAGTGTTAGGCCTCGTCTGCTGAAAACGGCAGCCGCGGCGAAGCCCTacgaagaagcagcagaggGCTTTTTAGAAAAATAA
- the LOC108605454 gene encoding activating signal cointegrator 1 complex subunit 2 has protein sequence MPNNSKNKAISKKLPLSDLKFTVADEDGVRREVPALDPYWVKRNKPFGSYSCLLCSFGRIKSGAALEEWEHIAKSCLLDLTFLLRLKQHEFWSYMVYEESAATIVSSFLQRANPYYTIYKDSSDDRESSAKLLYTKLLSNVVRIIMRLLTAQESKREWIAPEEHSKLLYENYLISVPILCDLAIALGDADAENKMMLQAIFDAVLRIQPEYMKDLKNGLAFYENAFLSMQIQVDNEGCEGAGGGALFDPEADTPYDDVVLFALDCAYTLHMLFQLYPQLITGCTQLPLVRNIVNFYDLTLPMLHRNIFQLKPEASSLRWLNEARQQFLNVVRSVTNAQVEAGRGQQLVELLQECLSAQRFVVDYQRQYPVEHDIAMLLDQCPNIKQYKFEFVIAGYQKVLNASTNRLICESFEANNSHSNVEVAEQLLQPNVSVSTLPPASEATNARDIDLDVSSVLDVLPDLGTGFVRRLLARYENSEQAIAALLDDNLPPDLVGIDRQEVYLPADLQDKQQLQTGIRHYNVHDGDKFDVLTHDKPQCVIKQGKGLPGAARNAEQLLDDKRHIGQLKDRYQQYALVEETPNDDAEYDDEYDDSYESLNDGQAPPRGLLRGKLQQQAATRNSHFEAQDVIDEEESSEEESSDQQQPIKNRTDFCENPELIRERYQQRQQAKYGAPRVQGDVVGAPKGQGQNKQTTRSRNQKEANKSSRANHNRKAGAAFKRSKGMMS, from the exons ATGCCtaacaatagcaaaaataaagcgATTTCGAAAAAGCTGCCGCTCAGCGACTTAAAGTTCACAGTAGCTGACGAGGACGGCGTCCGGCGCGAAGTGCCGGCACTT GATCCATATTGGGTGAAACGCAACAAGCCGTTTGGCTCATATAGTTGCTTGCTTTGCAGCTTCGGACGCATTAAGAGCGGTGCTGCATTGGAGGAGTGGGAACACATTGCCAAAAGCTGTTTGCTGGATTTGACTTTTCTGCTGCGCTTGAAGCAACATGA ATTCTGGTCATATATGGTGTATGAGGAATCTGCCGCGACCATTGTGTCGAGCTTCTTGCAGCGCGCCAATCCTTACTACACCATTTACAAGGACAGCAGTGATGACCGAGAAAGCAGCGCCAAGCTGCTTTATACTAAGCTATTAAGCAATGTAGTGCGCATAATTATGCGCTTGCTTACAGCACAGGAATCGAAAAGGGAGTGGATAGCGCCGGAAGAGCATAGCAAGCTGCTCTATGAAAACTATTTGATTTCTGTGCCGATACTCTGTGATTTAGCAATTGCTTTGGGAGATGCTGATGCGGAAAACAAAATGATGTTGCAAGCGATCTTCGATGCGGTGTTGCGCATACAGCCTGAATATATGAAAGATCTAAAAAACGGCTTGGCATTCTATGAGAATGCCTTTCTCAGCATGCAGATACAAGTGGATAACGAGGGCTGCGAGGGTGCTGGCGGTGGCGCACTGTTCGATCCCGAAGCCGATACGCCCTATGATGATGTAGTGCTCTTTGCCTTGGACTGCGCCTACACGCTGCACATGTTGTTCCAGCTGTACCCCCAACTAATTACAGGCTGCACGCAATTACCACTGGTGCGAAA CATTGTCAACTTTTATGATCTAACTTTGCCCATGCTGCATCGAAACATTTTCCAACTGAAACCTGAGGCCAGCTCCTTGCGCTGGCTTAACGAGGCACGTCAGCAGTTTCTCAACGTGGTGCGTTCTGTGACCAATGCGCAGGTGGAAGCTGGACGTGGACAGCAGCTAGTGGAGCTATTGCAGGAGTGCCTCTCTGCACAGAGGTTTGTGGTCGACTATCAACGGCAGTATCCCGTAGAGCACGATATAGCAATGCTGCTAGACCAGTGTCCCAATAT CAAGCAATACAAATTCGAATTTGTGATAGCGGGTTATCAAAAGGTGCTCAACGCATCCACCAACCGCCTCATTTGCGAGAGTTTCGAGGCAAATAATTCGCATTCCAATGTAGAGGTAGCCGAGCAGCTTCTGCAGCCTAACGTATCAGTATCAACATTGCCTCCAGCTTCAGAAGCTACTAATGCACGTGATATTGATTTGGATGTAAGCAGCGTGTTGGATGTGCTGCCGGATCTAGGCACTGGCTTCGTCCGGCGTCTGCTTGCACGCTATGAGAACAGCGAGCAAGCCATTGCAGCCCTATTGGATGATAACCTACCGCCCGATTTGGTGGGCATAGATCGACAGGAAGTATATCTACCCGCTGATTTGCAGGataagcaacagctgcagacTGGCATACGTCACTACAATGTGCATGACGGTGACAAGTTCGATGTACTCACCCATGATAAGCCGCAGTGCGTCATTAAGCAGGGCAAGGGATTGCCTGGTGCAGCACGTAATGCCGAGCAGCTGCTAGATGACAAGCGCCACATCGGTCAACTTAAGGACCGCTACCAGCAGTATGCCTTGGTCGAGGAGACACCGAATGATGACGCCGAGTACGATGATGAGTATGATGACAGCTACGAGTCGTTGAATGATGGCCAGGCACCACCGCGTGGCTTGTTGCgtggcaagctgcagcagcaggcggcaaCAAGGAATAGCCATTTTGAGGCGCAGGATGTGATTGATGAGGAAGAGAGCAGCGAAGAGGAGTCCTCagaccagcagcagcctaTTAAAAATCGAACGGACTTCTGTGAGAATCCAGAGCTGATACGGGAGCGCTatcagcaacggcagcaggcCAAGTACGGAGCGCCACGGGTTCAGGGTGATGTGGTTGGTGCGCCCAAAGGTCAGGGCCAAAACAAGCAAACCACTCGCAGTCGCAACCAAAAGGAAGCGAACAAATCTTCACGGGCCAACCACAATCGCAAAGCTGGCGCCGCATTCAAGCGCAGCAAAGGCATGATGtcttaa
- the LOC108605038 gene encoding mitosis initiation protein fs(1)Ya — protein MLCCERTVGKPLSAKKKKRNQCQENKNNLLLQAKCHICKRIFCCGKCREKHQFDIHAIAVRQPTPKQSAMEENGHHDAETSTVTIYVFCPICEQKPLTLRKEMYPELLAHIESAHLPLRCRKCQRRYIKIDDLSEFSRCADLAQNCSSTSCDTDASKVTVKKASTMATQTSPIHDSQSKQLQQPLQHSQLSPISMFNMRWKAKSRLAQEGEFISDSVSSIRNLSSDSDNTSMQRRSIGQLTSSTAIAAKVIRSTSTPLQVYSMFAKPKEIVTFNASTAGGGHLSSIYHSGTVLEADLNPPATNVIITNQQQQQYHHHHHQQQQQPRVWKVGARNKMSAVTPLRQAISKSIKKAFVEHGVEIAAAQENKRKMRLDLSDSSSFDASSALDLRLSPVVRRTQSEIINSKQESYQVLLSAQKLTTESIIITRRSLPSASEGASSTSTVYNSCESVKIISSASSSSTELSTNLQLDYGIPPITPITRIPGAVISKKLIKFETPQKDDTQASQLNESSVEEKDIFYTPIHDSPNKQEKRREKIVPRQLSGEFSPAKKQIRLLEPPQGPRARPPLRVCHNHKSFSSCVQDLDEDEVFLIDSHDDKQRVDAVAQPAPVGGRLWSLMSSVMGLSGARKADPENKNSRSGATGGPKSLIRRCASIAGSLVRTKHDQDKDEMQSLKRKRTQTLDNQYYSSMSPARSTASKRLRIQGRKPVERMRNT, from the exons ATGCTCTGCTGCGAAAGAACCGTTGGAAAGCCATtgtctgcaaaaaaaaaaaaaagaa ATCAATgccaagaaaacaaaaataatttgctctTACAGGCCAAGTGTCATATTTGCAAGCGTATTTTCTGCTGCGGTAAATGTCGCGAAAAGCATCAATTTGACATCCACGCCATTGCTGTAAGACAACCCACGCCGAAGCAATCAGCCATGGAGGAAAATGGCCACCATGATGCGGAAACTAGTACCGTTACTATTTATGTGTTCTGTCCCATCTGTGAGCAGAAACCTTTGACTCTGCGCAAAGAAATGTATCCCGAGCTGTTGGCGCATATTGAAAGCGCACATTTACCGTTACGTTGTCGCAAGTGCCAGCGGCGCTACATAAAGATAGATGATCTCAGCGAGTTCAGCAGGTGTGCGGATTTGGCACAGAACTGCAGCTCGACCAGCTGCGATACAGATGCCTCAAAGGTCACAGTCAAGAAGGCATCCACTATGGCCACGCAGACATCGCCCATACATGACAGCCAatccaagcagctgcagcagccactaCAACATTCCCAATTGTCACCCATATCCATGTTTAATATGCGCTGGAAAGCCAAAAGTCGACTTGCGCAGGAGGGCGAATTCATTAGCGACAGCGTTTCCTCCATACGTAATTTGTCCTCCGATAGTGATAACACGTCCATGCAGCGTCGCAGCATTGGCCAGCTAACATCATCCACAGCCATAGCGGCCAAGGTAATACGCTCCACCTCCACGCCGCTGCAGGTTTACTCGATGTTTGCCAAGCCCAAAGAGATTGTGACATTTAACGCCTCCACTGCCGGCGGTGGACACTTGTCCAGCATCTATCATAGCGGTACAGTGTTGGAAGCGGACTTAAACCCTCCAGCCACTAATGTCATCATCActaaccagcagcagcagcagtatcatcatcatcatcatcaacagcagcagcagccgcgcgTTTGGAAGGTTGGCGCACGTAATAAAATGAGCGCTGTTACGCCACTGCGTCAGGCTATATCCAAGAGCATTAAGAAGGCTTTTGTGGAGCATGGTGTGGAGATTGCAGCTGCGCAGGAGAATAAGCGGAAAATGCGTCTGGATCTGAGCGACTCCAGCTCCTTTGATGCTAGCTCAGCGCTGGATCTGCGCTTGTCGCCCGTTGTGCGACGTACCCAAAGCGAAATTATCAATTCTAAGCAAGAGAGCTATCAGGTTTTGCTCTCAGCCCAGAAGTTAACCACAGAGTCCATTATTATAACACGCCGCTCGTTGCCTTCCGCCAGCGAGGGTGCAAGCTCTACCAGCACCGTTTACAATTCATGTGAGAGTGTGAAGATTATCTCATCAGCCTCCTCATCCAGCACTGAGCTCAGCACCAATCTGCAACTGGACTACGGCATACCACCTATTACGCCCATAACACGCATACCAGGTGCTGTTATTAGCAAAAAACTCATCAAGTTCGAGACTCCGCAGAAAGATGATACTCAAGCCAGTCAATTAAATGAGTCCAGTGTGGAGGAAAAAGACATTTTTTACACACCCATCCATGACAGTCCCAATAAGCAGGAGAAGCGCAGGGAAAAAATTGTGCCGCGCCAGCTGAGTGGTGAGTTCTCACCGGCTAAAAAGCAGATCCGCCTTCTCGAGCCACCACAGGGACCACGGGCGCGACCACCATTGCGTGTATGCCACAACCATAAGTCATTTAGTAGCTGCGTGCAGGACCTGGACGAGGATGAAGTATTTCTTATTGACTCCCATGACGATAAACAGCGTGTCGATGCCGTAGCTCAGCCAGCGCCGGTTGGTGGACGACTCTGGTCATTGATGTCCTCTGTCATGGGCCTGTCTGGTGCGCGTAAAGCTGATCCAGAAAATAAGAACAGTCGCAGTGGAGCAACGGGCGGTCCCAAGTCCCTTATAAGACGTTGTGCCTCAATTGCGGGTTCATTGGTGCGCACTAAGCACGATCAGGACAAGGATGAAATGCAAAGCTTAAAGCGCAAGCGCACACAGACGCTGGATAATCAATACTATAGCTCAATGTCGCCTGCCAGATCCACAGCCTCAAAGCGTTTACGCATACAGGGTAGAAAGCCAGTTGAGCGAATGCGGAACacctaa